Genomic DNA from Streptomyces sp. PCS3-D2:
CCCTTGACGGGCTGCCGCAACGACGTCGCGTCCGCCGAGCGATGGCTCCGCTCGCTGGCGGACCCCCTGGTGAACATCCGCGTGCTCACCGACGCCGGGGCCCAGCGGTCGGCCGTCGTCAAGGAGATCAAAACGCACCTCGGCGCGGTCGGCCCCGGGGACACGGCCCTGCTCTGGTTCAGCGGGCACGGCTCCGACCGTGCGACCGAGGATCCGCGCGAGGCCACCGGCCGGGCGCAGGCGCTGGTGTGCCACGACAGCCTGGACGAAGGCGGCCTGCCCCTGGCCGACGACGAACTGGGCGCGCTGCTGGACGGGATCGCGGCGACCGGCGCGCACGTCGTGGCCGTCCTCGACTGCTGCTACTCGGGCGGGGCGACCCGTGAGGACCGTAGGGCCCGCAGCCTGCCCTGGCAGCCGTCGTGGGACCGGCTCACGCGGCGCGGCGCTGGGAGATCGCTCTCGGGACCGGCCGCCGGCGCACCCCGGCACGTCCTGCTGGCGGCGAGCCGTCTCGACGAACTCGCCTACGAGACCCGTGTCCCGGACGCCGACCCGCATCCGGCGACGGAGGTCTCGCCCTCACCCGTCGATCCGGGGAGCAGCCACGGGGTGTTCAGCGCAGCGTTGTTGGAGGTCCTCGCCGACCTGGGCCCCGACGCATCGTGCCGCGAGATCCTCGACGTGGCCACGGCGCGGATGCACGGCAGGCCCGGACGGCAGCACCCCACCCTCCACGGCCGGGGGGACCTCGGGTTCCTGCACGGCGGGCGGGTGCCCGCGTCCCGTTTTCGGCTCGGCTTCGCGCACGGGTCCTGGTCGGTCAACTGCGGTTCCGTGCACGGACTGGACGCGGTGGGGGGCGAGTTCACCGTACGGACTCCGTCGGGCGGAACCGGGACCGTGGCGGTGCGCGAGGTGTTCCCCGAACGGTCCCGGGTGGAACCGCTGGACGGTCTTGCCGGGGCGCTGGACCGTACCCGCCTCACCCCCGCGGTACCGTCCGCCATGGCCTTCCGGCCCGCGGCCGTCACGGTGACCGGTGGCGGTGCGTGGACGGGTCCGCTCAGGTCCGCGATCGATGACCACCCCCTGCTGGCGACCGGCGGCGCCGGGACGCCGCTGACCGTCGCCGTCACGGACGGGGTCGCGCGCGTCACCGGCGGCAGCCGCCCCCTGCCGTCGCTGCCGCTGCGCGACGACGGCGACGTGGCGGGCGTCGTCAATGCCCTGTCGCACCTGGCGCACTGGCACCGGGTACGCGCCCTCGCGAACCCCGATCCGACGCTGTCCGAGCTTGTCCGGGTCCGCGTGGAGCCGATCCTCGGTGCCCAGCGCCTCTCGGCCACGGGCGAGCTGGTGCACGAGTACACCCCCGACGGGCAGCCGCCGCAGGCCCGCATCACGATCCACAACACTGCGGACCGCAGGCTCTGGTGCACCCTGCTGGACCTGACGGACAGCCACGGCATCTCACACGGGCTCTACGAAGGCGACTTCGTGGCGCCCGGCCACACGGCGTACGCCCTCAGGGGCGCCCCCGTCCTGCTCTACCTGCCCGAGGGCCGCTTGGTGCAGCCCGGCGCGTACGTCCAGGACTGGCTGAAGGTCATCGTTTCCGAGAACGAGTTCGACCTCGAACCCCTCCTGCTCCCGGCCTGGTCCACCGAGAACGCGGGGCGCTCGACACGCGGGGCGTCCGCACCGCTCCTGCGCGTCGGGGGATCCGCCGCCGACCGTGACCTGGGCGGGTCCTCCGCGGCCGGCCGGTGGGGAACGTCCACGTTGGCCCTGCGCACCGAGGTACCGGGCCCGGCCCGTTGGTGAGGACGCCTGGGAAGGCCCGCGTGTGGACCCGGAACAGGTAGGCCCACGCGGGTCGGTGCGGGGACGCCCAGGCAGGTCACCATGCCAACTGCGACACGGACACGGCGGGAGCGACCCTGGCTCCGTAGCCGGAGAGGACCTGGTTCAGCCAGTGCTCACCCTCCGGTGTCCCGAAGTCGATGCGCGGGGCCGTGTCCGCCTCCAGCAGCTCCGCTGGGCAGCGGTCCTCGAACAGGACGGTCGCCCGGTCGGCCGGTTCCCGCTTCGACGGCCACACAAAGCCCGCCGCCCAGGGCTCCGTGTGCTCCCTGATCCACCGCGCCCAGTCGCGGGTCTGCGGGTACTCGGGGGGCTCGGCGTGAATGAGCCAGGAGTCCTGGCCGACGGCGGCGAGGTCGGCGCCCGACATGAGCGACAGCACGTCGATGTCCTCGGACAGCTGCAGAAAGGACAGGCTCCGCCGGGCCACTGCGGCCCGCGGGAGGAGGCGGAGCCCGCCGTCGGGGCGGAAGGGCACCGACCGCAGCAGCACTTCGCTCACCGCGGCGCCCACGCCGAAGCCCGCGTAGAGGAATCCGAAGGGGGCGCGGGCGGTGCCGTCGAACCGGCCGCCGCCGTAGAGTTCGTCTGCCGGTACGGGGTTGAAGGCCGTACCGGGACGGCGTGAGGAGTGCACCCGGTACAGCGGGGTCCCGGCCGGGAGGACCACCGGTCGCGGAACGCCGGGCAGGGCCGCGGGCGGCGGCTGGTTCGGCACGTCAGTCCCCCTCGCCCGCGTCGGCCGCCTCGCGGCCGGCCGCCCACAGTGCGACGTCGCGGCCGGTTCCGAGCAGTGCCGATGGGGGCTCTCCCCACCAGGTGTGCTCCGAGGCCCACCAGTCGGCCGTGCCCCACGGGTCCTCGGCCGCCCCCAGCAGGGCATTGATCCGGGCGACGATGTCCCAGGGGGCGGCGCCGGACTCGAACTGGAACGCTGGGTAGCGGCGCCGGCCCCGTGCGTCGGACAGGGCGATCAGGTCCCGGTGGGTCGGATCGCCGCCCGCCCGCACGAGCTCCGTCTCCGACAGCGCCGGCATGTCCAGCAGCCGTTCGCGGACCGGTCGGAGCCGGGGTCCCACCATGGGATTGCCGTCGATGACGAGCATGCACAGGTCGGCGGCGTCGAATCCGGCCGCGGCCTGGGCCTGCGCTCCGGCATACCGGGCCGCGTCGGTGTCGCGGCGCAGTTGGTCCACCTCGTCCTCGGGCAGGGCGTCCAGCACCGCCCGTACGACGTGCGCGACGATCTCCGCGCGCTCCGTTGCCCCGGCGTCCTCCTCGCCGCGCAGCCTGCCGAGCAGCGCCGTGAGTTCGTGCCGCACGGGCCGGGGGAGCCGCGGTGCCAGTCGGTCCCACCGTGCGGCGAACACGCCGAGCATGTCGGGGGAACTCACCATGTCCCCTCCACCACCTCGTCGCACCGGTACGCGGCCGGCTCGCCGGCCCCCTCCACCCTGCGACCGTCCAGCACCCGCAGCAGTGTTCCGGCGGAGGCCGGACGCCGCATGACCAGGTGCACCTCGCGCCCGGCGGCGACGGCTGCGGCGAGCGTCGGCCACAGGGCGCTCACGCTCTCCTGGACGGGCAGCCCCCCGCGCCCGGCGCCCAGCAGGGCGAAGCAGATCGAGCGCAGCGGAGGATCGAAGAGCGGCGCTTCCCGCGCCATCAGGGACAGCGCCCCGGAGGCGGCGGCCGCGACGTCCCGGGGCAGGACGTCGTAGTCGTTCGAGCCGGTGCGCGGAATGGCCACCGCGGCGTGGTAGACACGGCGTACGCCCTGTCCGGCCAGGGCTCCGGAGGGGGTCGACACGACGGTACCCGGAGCCACCGCTCCGTGCGCCAGGCGGTGCTCCCGGCGCCAGGCGGTCAGCCCTTCCTGGAGCGGATCCTCCACGACGGTCCCCGAGGCGTCCCGGACCGCCGCGGCCCGGCGCAGGGCGGCTCCCACCGAGGCCTTGTACGGGCCCGGGAGGCTCAGGTGGGTATTGGTCGGCGCCACCACCACGTCCACGCCGCGCAACAGCTCCACGGGGTGGATGTGCAGGACCACCCGCGCGTGGCGCCCGGCACCCCGCAGCTCGGCCCGTTGGTGTTGGAGGTCCGGGGCGGGCAGCGGTGCGGCCCGCTCGGCGAGCGTGCGGGGGCGTGCGGCGGCACCGTTCGCGGCGACCCAGCACACCTGCTCGGCCACCTGGTTCAGGACCATCCCCTCCTGGAACTTGCGGAACCGCTCGGTGCTCACCCCGTAGACTTCGGCCGCGAGCCGGCGGCGGTCTGCGGCAGCCCGGCTCCGCAGTGCCGGCGCGAGGCCGAGCGAGAACTCGGCGGCCTGTCGTAGGTCGCCCTCTCCTAGCAGTTCGACGGCCGTCCGCAGCGTCCGCTCCACGGCCATCGGCCAGGAGGCGGGGGGCGGATCCGCCACACAGGCCGCGGCCCGGCGCAGCAGCGGGACGTCGAGGTGGCGCAGCCGCGTCACGCCCTCGCGGCGGACGACCTTGATCTCGGCCAGCATCGACGCGGGGTCGAGGGGCTCCTCGGTCGGCCATGGCATGCTGCCCATCGTGGCACAGCCACGCCTCCGACATGTCGCACTTCCCCGTTCTCGCTCCACCGCCCGCCCCTCTCCCACATGCCCCACAGTGCAGGCTGGTTACGCACACGCGGGGCGGGTAGGGCGAGGCTTGCTCGCCGACCGACGAGTTCCGACGGCTCCCCGCGGACCGCTTCGGCGGATCCGTTCGGCGTGAGCGGGGGCTCGCTGGTGGACGCCGTCCCGGCATCCGACGGTTCGATCCCTGCACTGTTCGCCGCCGCCGCCGACCCGCACCCCGCCTCACATGCGGCCACGACGATCTGGCTGAGGGCGGCGGGGTCGGGTGCGTCGGCGGGGAAGAGGATTTCGGTGCGGCGGCTGATTTCGAAGCGGCTGTTTCCGTCGCCCTGACGGACGTAGAGCTTGCCGTCGGGTATGCGGGCGATGAGGTCTGCGATGCCGTCGCCGGGGTACCAGTCGCCGGAGTGCGCGATCAGCGCGTCCTTGAAGTGGCCGGAGGGTGCGGGCTTGCCGTCATCGGTGGCGGCGGGCATCCAGGCGTCCACGTCACCAGTGGCATCTGCCGGATAGACACGCAGGTCCCCCGTGCCGTCGACGGCCAGGACATCGGCTGACCGTCGCCGGGGCCGTCGAGGCTGGGGCGGGGGTGGGGACGGCCTTCCTGTCGTAGATCGGGTGGTTGAGGGACCGCTGGGACTCGGTCATGTCCGTGGGGGTGGTTCCGCCCGCGATGACGGTGATCTTGCCCGGGCCCAGGGTGTTCTCGGCCTCGCCGTTCCAGGGGCCGCTGCCGGACCACTGCTCTGCCCAGTCGATGGTCTGGGCGAGCCAGTAGTGCGTCTTGCCAGGCGTGAACTTCTTCCAGCCGATGAGGTGCTGCCGGAAGGCCGAAGCGCGCGTCCCCCGGTGGCGGATGCGGGCTTCGGTGGTGCGGGTCCACAGCACCCGGAAATCTTCCACGGAGTCATGTCCCCGACGGTGGTCGATCACGTAAAGTAATTTCCTGTTCGCTGAGCGTACGTACGGGGCAAGGGGGCGGCCGGGTGCTGGAGTTGCAGCTCCGCGTGGAGGACTTCGATGGGCCGAGGTCCTGGAGGTGGGTGCTCAGCCGGGAAGGCGAGTTCCTGGCCGACCACCAGGTGGTCATACCCGAACCCTGCTGGGAGTTCGCTGCTCTGCAGGACCTGCACGGCCATGTGCAGTGGGCAGGTGTGACTGACATCTCTGCCGACAGCGAGAGCGAGATCCTGACCCAGATCGGGCATTGGGCGTACACGTACGGTTTGGGGGCGGTGGGGCAGGCGCTCGTCGCCCAGTCGGTCCCGGTCACCGTACGGCTCGTCACCTCGGCGCAGACGCGTCACCTTGCCATCTGGCCATGGGAGTTGGCCATCGCGGACAGCCGCACGCTCGCCTCGCGAGACATTCGCTTCGTCGTCGATCTCGACCTCCAGACACCGGTGCGGCCGCGGGTGGAAGCCGGACAGGCACTGCGGGTGCTCGGCCTGTTCAGCCTTCCTGACGACGCGAGCCCGCTGAACCTCCGCCGGGAGAGGGTCGCGCTGATGAACCTCTTCCAGGAGGTGAGTGCCGTACACAGGAAGGCGATCGACCTGCGGATCCTTCAGTACGGCGTGACGCGGAAGCGATTGCGGGACGTCGTCAACGACGGACAGGGGTGGGACATCCTCCATGTATCCGCCCATGGATCGACGACCGGCCTCCTGCTGGAACGGGAGGACGGTTCACCGGACCTGGTCACCAGCGAGGACCTGCGGATTCTCCTCGGCCCCCTGGCCGCGCGGGTCAAGTTCGCCATGGTCTCCTCGTGCTCATCGGGCGCCTCGGAATCCGACGCTTTCGCCGCACGTGTGGACGAACTCCGACCGGTCCACAGGGACAACGTGTCCCGGTCGGATCGGATATCACCGTCGCCCTCACTGGCGGCGGCCCTGGCCGCACAACTGGGCTGCTGGGTGCTCGGCATGCGCTACCCGGTCGACGACCGGTTCGCGATCGAACTGTCCCACCGCGTCTACAACCGCCTGATCGGCGATGCCGCTCAATCCCCGCCCCAGGCACTTGCCTTCGCCCTGTCGGAATGGCAAGAGGAGTCCGGAAGGCCGACACTCGCTGAGATGACGCCGATCCTCTTCGGGTGTCAAGGCGCGGAGGTGAGGCTGACTGCCCCCGCCCTCACCGGTCCGCCGCTCGGCGCGACCCACTCCAGACAGCAGGCCTTCCTGCCCTCCCCGCCGGCGGAATTCGTGGGCCGCGCCGGACTGCTGACCGCTGCGAGCAAGGCACTCGCGCCCCGCAGCGGTGCGTCAGGAGTCGTGCTGCACGGCATGCCGAGGGTGGGCAAGAGGGCTTGCGCCCTCGAACTCGCGCACACCCACGCCGACAGGTTCGCGGCGGTCGTATGGCACGAGGTGCGTGACGACGAGCACGTGGGCACGGCCCTGCAACGCTTCGCGCGCGAGTTCCGGAAGCAGCTCGAGGATGCCGGCCTCACACCGATCGCCCACTTCGACGACCTGCGCACCCTGGACGATCCGGACCTGCTCGCCAGGTCCCTGCGCCTGCTGTCGATCTTCCTCACCAACAACCGCGTCCTCGTCGTACTGGACCATGCGACTCCTCTGCTCACCGAACAGGGGCGGTGGCGGGACCACCGATGGGGCAGGTTCGTCGACGCGGTGACCGGCCACTCCGGTCTGTCCAGGCTGGTCATGACGACGTCGAGTGCCGTCCCAGACCTGGACGACCGGGTGACGCGTCTGCCTGTCGTGCCGCTGTCGACCCGCGAGGCCGCGCTCCTGGCCAGGTCCCTGCCGGACATGTCGGCGCTCTTCGGCGAGGGATCGAAGTCCCGAGAGACCATTCGCAGCCTCCTTCGAGCGTGTGGGGGCCACCCAGGACTGCTGATGGACGCTTCGCGCGACGTCCTCCTCGACGCAGGGCCGCCCGACGGCTTCCGTCACGCCGAACTGAATGACGACCACCTCGCCATCACCCGGTGGACCTGCACGGTGACCGGTCAACTGCCGTACCCCGAGCAGCTACTGGCGGCTCTGCTGTGCGACCTGGAGGAGAACGACCGCATCCCTTGGGTTCTCCGTGATGCCTGGCCGAAGCTGTGGCAACACCTCGACCGGCCGGGCACCGCACCACCCTGGCAAACCCTGCTGCGCAGTCTCGAGGCACGAGCGCTGCTGACCGTCGAACGTGCGACGGAACAGAACACTTTCGAGGTCGAGGTTCCGCCCGTCCAGGGCTCCGCCGACAGCCCCGGAACCGCCTTCACGATGACGGGTCAGGCCGCGGTGGAGATCTACCCCGGCCTCGTCGTCGGTGTCCACGACGATGACGAGGGCGTTCTCTGCATCCGCGTCCATCCCACGGTGGCGGAAGCCGTGCGCGCCATGGCCGAACCGGAGTTCCCGCAGACCATCTCCGGATGTCTCGCCGAACTGTGGATGCGCCTGATGAGCGCGGAAGCCCTGAACTACCCGGATCGCGAACTGACGATCATGGAGGCCGCGGCTGCTCGCCACGCCATCCCGTACGCAGCGCGACAAGGCGCCTGGAGTGAGGTCCACCAGCTCTTCGAAGTGCTCTTCTCCCGGGACGCGTCGCCGGAGACGGTACGCGGCGTGCTGCCTTGGCTGCGCCAGGCGGCCGCGGAAGCGGACGCCGCTCCTGTGCGTTCCTTCTGCATGCGGTGGATCGCCCAGGCGTCGGGGGCCTCGTCCGCCCCAGCAGACGACGACCACATCCCGTCCGGCTTCCCGGGGGAGCCGGGCCTCAGTGCTCCTCAGCCGCGGATGGAGTCCGAGACCTGGCTGGACGACCTGCAGGAAGCCTACGAGCAGGGCGACTTCCACCGAGTGCTGGGCCATCTGACGAGGCTGCGCGACCAGTCGGTCCTGACGCCCCCGGCCGACAGCTCCCTCCGCGGGCGGGAGATGCGACGATTGATCGAGTCCGCCTTCGAGATGGGCTTCCGTGCCGCGGTGGGCCTGCGTGAATGGCAGCGGGCGCTCGACCTCAACAACGACCTCCTCGACCTGATGCGCCAGAGGATGGCGGTCAGAGCCGCATCCGTCCGCGTCGAATTCCACAATCACGCCCCACTGATGGCGCTGGGCCGCTTCGACGACGCCCGAGAGCTGCTGTTGCGGGTACGCCGGACAGCCGAACAAGAGGAGGATTCGAAGCTGCTGGGGATGGTCATGGGCTCGCAGGCTGGTCTTGAGTACCTGCAGGGCCACGTCGAGGTGGCCGTCCGCCTGCAGCGCGAAGCCCTCCGCCACTCTACCGAGGCCGGTGATCTCCATGATCTCAGCATCGGTCATCTCAACCTGGGCAACATGCACGTCGCCGCCGATGAGCCCTTGCAGGCATTGTGCAATCACCTCATCGGAGCCGTCATCGAGTGCGTGCGTGGCGGTGTCACCACCTCCGATTCCGTGGCGGACCAGCTGGCCGAGAATCTGGACAAAGGGCGCGTCATGGCCTGCCCCCTCGACTGGCCGGACGTGCACCGGGCCGCTTACGAGCACATCGGCATCCCCCTCGAACAGAGCCTCCCCGGCCTCTTTACCGCCGAGGACCCCCTCTCGCCGCAGCGAACGCTGGACGACCTTCTGCGGCGTGCCTGGCACCGGCTCAACCTCCGCTTCGCCCCTCATCTCGCAGCCTGGGACCCAGTGCTGTCAGCGATCGATGCCGCGTTGGCCGGCGACGACACCGCCCGTCGGGAGGCCCACCTCGCGCTGGACGACCTCTTGGAATCTCCGGAGTGGAGCCCGCTGGTCCGCATCCTGCGTGGCGTGCTCGAGAACAGGGCTGACGTGCCCGACGACAACCTCCAGCTCCTCCACCATGTGATCGTCTACCGGTTGCTGCACATGCCGACGACCGACGTCGGCATCCCGCCCGGGTTGTGGGTTCTCCAGTCCATGCGGCACCTCCTGTCTAGGGTGGTGGCCGCCGCGAACGGCGACGCGGGGGCGGCGGCCGAGCTTCAGCAGGCCTTGGACGAGCTGCCGGCCGGCGGCGGTGAGCAAGACCCACTTGCCGGGTTCCTGCGCCGACTCGCCTGCGGAGATACGACCGCGCAGGTGATGCCCCGGCTCGACTCCTTCATGGAGAGCGTCGTCCACTGGCTTGACACCCACATCGACCCGGCGGGCCCCCTTCCCGCCACACCTCCGAGCTGACAGTCCGGGCTGGGCCCCGCAGTTCATGAGATCCCTTGCTCCCGCCGTACGAGGGCGCGGGTCCCGGCGTGCTGCCACGCTCGCTGCGCCGGTGGACCAACCTCGGGGAGCCGATGGACCTGTTGGCTTTCGTCACCGCCCGGATGTTCCGGCTCCACGACGGCACCGCGCCCTTGGACATCTGCATCCCCGCCCCGGCGAGTGACCTGGGTTGGGGCTGGACGTATTCGTCGTACTGGGATCTCCCACTGGTCGCCACTGAGATCGGCAGGGCCATGGCGACGGCATCCCGTTGACCGGACGGGTCCGCCGGTGGGTCGGCCCGGCATCCGATGCATACGTACGACCGGGGAGAGTGGCTCCGTGGCTTTCGGCATCTCGCGAGACTTCGCGCTCCGGCTCGTCCGCTCGCGCACGCTCCGCACCCCTGCCATGCCGCGCGTTCAGCGGCAGCCTCCGCGCCCCGCAGTCCGGCCGCCCGACGACCTCCCGGCCCCCTCTGCGCTGGCCGGGACGGCAGGCCAACCGTCTCATCGAGCAGTCCATGGAGGAATGGGATCGCGTAAGCAAGGGCGGCCCACCCACCCGGCGAGCGCGCTTTGGTCCGTGACTGGTCCGGAACAGCCGGTCTGGAGTGGGATACAGGTGGGAGGAACGGTGAAAATCAATGTCCGCGGCGCCTCACCGGCAGCCCATCCCGCCAGGGCGGCACCACCGACCCCGGCAGCGGTGAGGGCACGGTTTCCTGCTCCGCCCCGGTCTCGGCAGTCGACTCGGCGGCAGAGGCTGGCAGAGCCTCGACCAGCTCCTCCCGCGCGATCACCCGCCGGTCCAGCTCGATCTCCGCGGCCTCCAACACCTCAGCCAGCCGCGCGGCTTCCTCCCGCAGACCCTCCACCCGAACCCGGGCAGCCGACTCCCGCTCCTCCAGCATTCCCAGCACCGACGCCACCGCACACCCCTCGACCACGAAGCGGACACAAGACGCCGCATGCCTCCCTCACCCCGAGCCACACCATGCCTGAGCAGCAGAAATCAAGCGATCACGTTCGGTTTAGATACGGCTTCTGAGTCAATCGCATCCCTCTGGGTGCGGTGCGCTTCATGCAACAGCCGACGGCCTGCCGTCCGGCGCCGGACCGGACGGGTGCTCCAACTCGAGGTCGGTGCCGACGGCTGTGTACCCGCAGCCGTCGGCCCGGACCGCGCGGATGCGCAGGCGGTCACCGGGAAGGAGGACGACCAGGGCCAACGGGAAGGAGAGACGTCTGATGTGGTGGGAGGGCCTGGACAGGTTCTCCACTTCCAGGCCATCGGCCTCTGGTGTGACGAGGAGCTCCACGGCACGGACGAGTTCGTCACCGTCGTCCTCGGGCACCCTGCCGGTGTGCACCAGGGACTCGGATTCGGTGACCAT
This window encodes:
- a CDS encoding tetratricopeptide repeat protein → MLELQLRVEDFDGPRSWRWVLSREGEFLADHQVVIPEPCWEFAALQDLHGHVQWAGVTDISADSESEILTQIGHWAYTYGLGAVGQALVAQSVPVTVRLVTSAQTRHLAIWPWELAIADSRTLASRDIRFVVDLDLQTPVRPRVEAGQALRVLGLFSLPDDASPLNLRRERVALMNLFQEVSAVHRKAIDLRILQYGVTRKRLRDVVNDGQGWDILHVSAHGSTTGLLLEREDGSPDLVTSEDLRILLGPLAARVKFAMVSSCSSGASESDAFAARVDELRPVHRDNVSRSDRISPSPSLAAALAAQLGCWVLGMRYPVDDRFAIELSHRVYNRLIGDAAQSPPQALAFALSEWQEESGRPTLAEMTPILFGCQGAEVRLTAPALTGPPLGATHSRQQAFLPSPPAEFVGRAGLLTAASKALAPRSGASGVVLHGMPRVGKRACALELAHTHADRFAAVVWHEVRDDEHVGTALQRFAREFRKQLEDAGLTPIAHFDDLRTLDDPDLLARSLRLLSIFLTNNRVLVVLDHATPLLTEQGRWRDHRWGRFVDAVTGHSGLSRLVMTTSSAVPDLDDRVTRLPVVPLSTREAALLARSLPDMSALFGEGSKSRETIRSLLRACGGHPGLLMDASRDVLLDAGPPDGFRHAELNDDHLAITRWTCTVTGQLPYPEQLLAALLCDLEENDRIPWVLRDAWPKLWQHLDRPGTAPPWQTLLRSLEARALLTVERATEQNTFEVEVPPVQGSADSPGTAFTMTGQAAVEIYPGLVVGVHDDDEGVLCIRVHPTVAEAVRAMAEPEFPQTISGCLAELWMRLMSAEALNYPDRELTIMEAAAARHAIPYAARQGAWSEVHQLFEVLFSRDASPETVRGVLPWLRQAAAEADAAPVRSFCMRWIAQASGASSAPADDDHIPSGFPGEPGLSAPQPRMESETWLDDLQEAYEQGDFHRVLGHLTRLRDQSVLTPPADSSLRGREMRRLIESAFEMGFRAAVGLREWQRALDLNNDLLDLMRQRMAVRAASVRVEFHNHAPLMALGRFDDARELLLRVRRTAEQEEDSKLLGMVMGSQAGLEYLQGHVEVAVRLQREALRHSTEAGDLHDLSIGHLNLGNMHVAADEPLQALCNHLIGAVIECVRGGVTTSDSVADQLAENLDKGRVMACPLDWPDVHRAAYEHIGIPLEQSLPGLFTAEDPLSPQRTLDDLLRRAWHRLNLRFAPHLAAWDPVLSAIDAALAGDDTARREAHLALDDLLESPEWSPLVRILRGVLENRADVPDDNLQLLHHVIVYRLLHMPTTDVGIPPGLWVLQSMRHLLSRVVAAANGDAGAAAELQQALDELPAGGGEQDPLAGFLRRLACGDTTAQVMPRLDSFMESVVHWLDTHIDPAGPLPATPPS
- a CDS encoding RES family NAD+ phosphorylase gives rise to the protein MPNQPPPAALPGVPRPVVLPAGTPLYRVHSSRRPGTAFNPVPADELYGGGRFDGTARAPFGFLYAGFGVGAAVSEVLLRSVPFRPDGGLRLLPRAAVARRSLSFLQLSEDIDVLSLMSGADLAAVGQDSWLIHAEPPEYPQTRDWARWIREHTEPWAAGFVWPSKREPADRATVLFEDRCPAELLEADTAPRIDFGTPEGEHWLNQVLSGYGARVAPAVSVSQLAW
- a CDS encoding caspase family protein produces the protein MPTVNCLLVGIDAYPTHPLTGCRNDVASAERWLRSLADPLVNIRVLTDAGAQRSAVVKEIKTHLGAVGPGDTALLWFSGHGSDRATEDPREATGRAQALVCHDSLDEGGLPLADDELGALLDGIAATGAHVVAVLDCCYSGGATREDRRARSLPWQPSWDRLTRRGAGRSLSGPAAGAPRHVLLAASRLDELAYETRVPDADPHPATEVSPSPVDPGSSHGVFSAALLEVLADLGPDASCREILDVATARMHGRPGRQHPTLHGRGDLGFLHGGRVPASRFRLGFAHGSWSVNCGSVHGLDAVGGEFTVRTPSGGTGTVAVREVFPERSRVEPLDGLAGALDRTRLTPAVPSAMAFRPAAVTVTGGGAWTGPLRSAIDDHPLLATGGAGTPLTVAVTDGVARVTGGSRPLPSLPLRDDGDVAGVVNALSHLAHWHRVRALANPDPTLSELVRVRVEPILGAQRLSATGELVHEYTPDGQPPQARITIHNTADRRLWCTLLDLTDSHGISHGLYEGDFVAPGHTAYALRGAPVLLYLPEGRLVQPGAYVQDWLKVIVSENEFDLEPLLLPAWSTENAGRSTRGASAPLLRVGGSAADRDLGGSSAAGRWGTSTLALRTEVPGPARW